One Nitrososphaerota archaeon genomic window, TTTCTATACCTAAAGCCTTCATTATAATAACGAGAGGCAGATCGGTCGGAGAACTTGGAAGTTTCAAATTTATAGCTCCGTCCTTTTTCATTGAAATTTCAAGTTTGGCCCTATAGCCTACAATCGATGAATAAGTCTTTGATTTGTAAACCATGTTGCCACCTGTTTCTTCAATATCAACAAGTATTTTGTTAGGTGACAGATCTTCTAACCCAACAATGACTCTTTCTGATCCATTTACTATGAAATAGCCTCCGGGATCGTTCGGATCTTCACCGACATCTATAAGCTGCTGTTCAGTCATCGTTGAAAGCGAGCATAAATTAGATTTTACCATCACTGGAAGGTCTCCAACATGCTGATTCTGCTGTTCCCGAACAATACCATTTTCTTCCACGACCATCTCCAAGTGCACTGGAGCAACGTAAGAAAGGTTTCGCAATCTAGCCTCTAGGGGCAAAATGTTACTTATTGAACCATCAATTTCGACCACTCTTGGGGTTCCTATCTTAACTTTTCCAAATCTAATCTTGTATGGACTGGTCAATGACTCGATATCAACACTACCAATTTCATCTATGATGAGTTGAACCCCGCGCTCGACAAATTCGTTGTACGAATTAAGGTGCTGCCTAGCTATACCTTCCTTGTGCAGAATGTCTTCAATTATAGGCCATGTGTCCGACTTACCATCAAGTTTCTGCATCTTCTAACCTTCCACGACGAACCTATAGTATTGCATTTCTCCCGCAGTGGGGCTCTTTCGTGAAATTCTGATCAGATCTCCTGGCCTTCCTGCAATTTCCTTTACTGCAGGGTCTGAGACAAGAATATATGGGAACTGTTCAAGCTTCGCATTGTACTTTTTCAGAATCTCGCCTATGCTTTCCTCTGGGACTATTTCATGTGTTGGAACATAGATATGACTCGATACTCTTAGCTCTATTTTAGACTTCTCACTCATGTATAATACATTCTCCAGTATT contains:
- a CDS encoding DNA-directed RNA polymerase subunit H, with amino-acid sequence MSEKSKIELRVSSHIYVPTHEIVPEESIGEILKKYNAKLEQFPYILVSDPAVKEIAGRPGDLIRISRKSPTAGEMQYYRFVVEG